Proteins encoded together in one Pontiella desulfatans window:
- a CDS encoding sulfatase, with translation MNVLMIAIDDMNNWVGCMGGQATTPNIDRLAGQGRLFSNAYCVVPACNPSRVALLSGLRPETTGQFGNEGDFRQRPGGDGIVVLPQHFRNNGYEAVAAGKIFHKPRGGGNNPEPASDPKSWDAQYKGKTGTGGHANYLNEDGFAKWHGGKFTDYLGKFGVWGPCPEPKEKTGDWMAADYIADYLKQDHRKPFFAACGIFRPHEPLLAPKEYFDRFPLDEIELPNVPDDDFGDIPEVAHENFSTPFFLDGVRPMGQWKKAVQAYLACMAFADDCVGHVLQALEESDYADNTIVVLWTDHGWQLGHKHRWEKFSLWKQGSNAPLIFASPDMAFKGKASDASVSFLDIYPTLVELCGLSKRPELEGNSLVPLLKNPSKDWNHPAIVTDTQRADRSVVYKHWNYIRYYNGDEELYDHSKDPDEFTNLANHPEYGAVKARLAAMLPTKEQFPDWRNHEEERERNKAMGKH, from the coding sequence ATGAATGTATTGATGATTGCCATCGACGACATGAACAACTGGGTCGGCTGCATGGGCGGGCAGGCGACGACACCCAATATTGATCGGCTGGCCGGGCAGGGGCGTTTGTTCAGCAACGCCTATTGCGTGGTGCCGGCCTGCAACCCGTCGCGCGTGGCGCTGCTTTCGGGGCTGCGTCCGGAGACGACCGGGCAGTTCGGCAACGAGGGGGATTTCCGGCAGCGCCCGGGCGGCGACGGCATCGTGGTATTGCCGCAGCACTTCCGCAACAACGGCTACGAGGCGGTGGCGGCGGGTAAGATTTTCCATAAACCGCGCGGGGGCGGAAACAATCCTGAGCCGGCGTCCGATCCCAAGTCGTGGGATGCGCAGTACAAGGGTAAAACGGGGACGGGCGGTCATGCCAACTATCTGAATGAGGATGGGTTCGCCAAATGGCACGGCGGGAAGTTTACCGACTATCTCGGCAAGTTCGGTGTCTGGGGGCCGTGCCCGGAGCCAAAGGAAAAAACCGGCGACTGGATGGCGGCGGACTATATTGCCGACTACCTGAAGCAGGATCATCGGAAACCGTTCTTCGCGGCGTGCGGCATCTTCCGCCCGCACGAACCATTGCTGGCACCGAAGGAATACTTCGATCGCTTCCCGCTCGATGAAATCGAACTGCCGAACGTACCGGATGACGATTTCGGCGACATTCCGGAGGTGGCGCACGAAAACTTCAGCACGCCGTTCTTCCTCGATGGCGTGAGACCGATGGGGCAATGGAAGAAGGCGGTGCAGGCCTATCTGGCCTGCATGGCGTTCGCCGACGATTGCGTCGGTCACGTTCTCCAAGCCTTGGAAGAAAGTGACTATGCCGACAACACCATTGTTGTGCTCTGGACGGATCACGGCTGGCAACTGGGGCACAAGCACCGCTGGGAAAAATTTTCGCTCTGGAAGCAGGGCTCGAATGCGCCGCTGATCTTTGCTTCCCCCGATATGGCCTTTAAAGGCAAGGCGTCGGATGCATCGGTTTCGTTTCTGGATATCTATCCGACGCTGGTAGAACTATGTGGTCTTTCCAAGCGTCCCGAGTTGGAGGGCAACAGCCTTGTGCCGTTGCTGAAGAATCCTTCCAAGGATTGGAACCATCCGGCAATCGTGACCGACACACAGCGCGCCGACCGTTCGGTGGTTTACAAACATTGGAACTATATCCGCTACTACAACGGTGACGAGGAGCTATACGACCATTCCAAGGATCCGGACGAATTCACGAACCTCGCGAACCATCCGGAATACGGTGCGGTCAAGGCCCGGCTCGCGGCCATGCTGCCGACGAAGGAGCAATTCCCCGACTGGCGCAACCACGAGGAAGAACGCGAACGCAACAAAGCCATGGGTAAACATTAA
- a CDS encoding sulfatase, with the protein MNKKIGVYLCLSVVLLSVVRAAEKPMNVLMIAVDDLNDWVGFLGGHPQAKTPNMDRLAAQGMVFENAQCAASVCNPSRAATMSGIAPYVSGVYGNGDFMRDSAVLKNAVTLPRYFSNHGYTSMVRGKIFHHPSGDWADPQSWDIFSDPRTDKRPVPIGQTTDMSPYKDMKVSNQLAVGGGVPIGWKGTMEPKETTADYQNALWAAQWLTDSAKQETPQPFFLACGIFRPHLPWNVPLEYYARFELDKTRLPPIKDDDLADIPGQSPSKEYTYALENGLREEAAWAYLANCAYADDCVGVILDALEKSPYRDNTIVVLWGDHGWHLGEKQRYKKFTLWEESARMPFLIKVPGMTPGRTVCPVGLIDLYPTLVELCGLPEKDGLSGRSIVPVLENPVAEWAHPAITTMGAGNHSLRTERWRYIVRQGGPEELYDHNNDPQEWTNLANNPEFAEVKARLKTFVPKAVAKEVEREEYVHPGIHHNKGKKGRLVPEFSQEVTEYTFTFKGDNVRWNYEGEARSVKINGQETRERSIRNPGTVTIEVIDKGGVKTTYTIKQSK; encoded by the coding sequence ATGAATAAAAAAATCGGTGTCTATCTGTGTTTATCCGTGGTTCTTTTGTCCGTGGTTCGCGCTGCGGAAAAGCCGATGAATGTTTTGATGATCGCGGTGGATGATCTGAACGACTGGGTCGGTTTTCTGGGCGGGCATCCGCAGGCGAAGACGCCGAACATGGATCGGCTGGCGGCGCAGGGCATGGTGTTCGAAAACGCGCAGTGCGCGGCCTCGGTCTGCAATCCCTCGCGCGCGGCGACGATGAGCGGCATCGCCCCCTATGTTTCGGGGGTGTACGGCAACGGCGATTTCATGCGCGACAGCGCCGTGTTGAAAAATGCCGTCACCCTCCCGCGTTATTTCAGCAACCATGGCTACACCTCGATGGTGCGCGGCAAGATTTTCCACCATCCGTCGGGCGACTGGGCCGACCCGCAGTCGTGGGATATCTTCAGCGACCCGCGCACGGACAAGCGGCCGGTGCCGATCGGGCAGACGACCGACATGTCGCCCTACAAAGACATGAAGGTATCCAACCAGCTTGCCGTGGGCGGCGGTGTGCCGATTGGATGGAAGGGCACGATGGAGCCGAAGGAAACCACCGCCGACTACCAGAACGCGCTCTGGGCGGCGCAGTGGTTGACCGATTCCGCGAAGCAGGAAACACCGCAGCCGTTTTTTCTGGCGTGCGGTATTTTCCGCCCGCACCTGCCGTGGAATGTTCCACTCGAATACTATGCGCGCTTTGAGCTGGATAAGACCCGGCTGCCACCGATCAAGGACGACGATCTTGCCGATATTCCGGGGCAGTCGCCGAGCAAGGAATACACCTATGCGCTCGAGAACGGCCTGCGCGAAGAGGCGGCCTGGGCCTATCTGGCCAACTGCGCCTATGCCGACGACTGCGTCGGTGTGATTCTCGACGCGCTTGAAAAAAGCCCCTACCGCGACAACACCATTGTGGTGCTGTGGGGCGACCATGGCTGGCACCTCGGCGAAAAACAGCGCTATAAGAAATTCACCCTCTGGGAAGAGTCCGCCCGCATGCCGTTCCTCATCAAGGTGCCCGGAATGACGCCGGGGCGCACGGTTTGCCCCGTCGGTTTGATTGATCTCTACCCGACCCTCGTCGAGCTGTGCGGCCTGCCGGAGAAGGACGGCTTGAGCGGCAGAAGCATTGTGCCCGTGCTGGAGAATCCGGTGGCGGAATGGGCGCACCCGGCGATTACCACCATGGGCGCGGGCAACCACAGCCTTCGCACCGAACGCTGGCGCTACATTGTCCGCCAGGGCGGGCCCGAGGAGCTGTACGACCACAACAACGATCCGCAGGAGTGGACGAACCTCGCCAACAACCCCGAATTTGCCGAGGTGAAGGCCCGTTTGAAAACGTTCGTTCCGAAAGCCGTCGCCAAGGAGGTCGAACGCGAGGAATATGTCCATCCCGGAATCCACCACAACAAAGGGAAAAAGGGCCGGCTGGTGCCGGAGTTTTCGCAGGAGGTCACCGAATACACCTTCACGTTCAAGGGCGATAACGTCCGCTGGAACTATGAAGGCGAAGCGCGCTCGGTGAAGATCAACGGGCAGGAAACGCGCGAGCGTTCCATCCGCAATCCCGGCACCGTCACCATTGAAGTCATTGATAAAGGCGGCGTCAAAACCACCTACACCATCAAGCAGTCGAAATGA